In the Candidatus Thorarchaeota archaeon genome, one interval contains:
- a CDS encoding ZPR1 zinc finger domain-containing protein — protein sequence MSGDGDVICPVCNAPGLTVRSMLYSVPYFNELAMFTIRCSKCGFSHDDIFSTEERPPSRWTLRVTSPEMLNIRVVRSSSGTIRFPDFGIDIEPGPGAESFISNVEGLLYRTRPVVESALQFAETEDQQARARELLTLIDAAIDGRLSFTVVIEDPMGVSGILPEDMTLVRHEELSREEASRLRGAPVWLDAVRTTYKIDINGLHEE from the coding sequence ATGTCAGGGGATGGCGATGTCATCTGTCCAGTCTGCAACGCACCAGGTCTGACTGTCCGGTCGATGCTCTATAGCGTGCCCTACTTCAACGAACTGGCCATGTTCACAATCCGCTGCTCGAAGTGCGGCTTCTCACACGACGACATCTTCTCCACAGAGGAGCGTCCCCCATCTCGGTGGACTCTCAGAGTCACAAGCCCGGAGATGCTGAACATACGAGTTGTGCGTTCAAGTTCCGGGACCATCAGATTCCCTGACTTCGGGATTGACATTGAACCCGGACCGGGGGCGGAGTCGTTCATATCCAACGTTGAGGGGCTGCTGTATCGGACGAGGCCTGTTGTTGAGAGTGCATTGCAGTTTGCTGAGACCGAAGACCAACAGGCGCGAGCACGAGAGCTGCTGACACTGATAGACGCAGCCATAGACGGCAGACTGTCGTTCACTGTAGTCATTGAGGACCCCATGGGAGTGAGCGGAATCCTCCCTGAGGACATGACACTAGTGAGACACGAGGAACTCAGTAGGGAAGAGGCCTCAAGACTTCGAGGAGCTCCCGTCTGGCTTGACGCTGTACGAACGACGTACAAGATTGACATTAATGGTCTACATGAGGAATAG